The Azospirillum brasilense genome window below encodes:
- a CDS encoding (Fe-S)-binding protein, whose translation MADTRPAPRVGLFVTCLVDVYRPTVGFAAVKLLEDAGCTVEVPASQTCCGQPAFNAGDRATARDLARSTIAAFEGFDHVVVPSGSCAGQIRKHYPELLADDPAWAARARHLSARTHELVSFLTDVLGVTDTGARYDGTITYHDSCSGLRELGVKEQPRRLLAKVEGLTLNELPGAEVCCGFGGTFCVKYPDISNRMVEAKTADIAGTKADTLLAGDMGCLLNMAGKLKREGSAVRVRHVAEVLAGVTDTPPIGEPIKSGRA comes from the coding sequence ATGGCCGACACCCGCCCCGCCCCCCGAGTGGGGCTGTTCGTCACCTGCCTCGTCGATGTCTACCGCCCGACGGTCGGCTTCGCCGCGGTGAAGCTGCTGGAAGACGCCGGCTGCACGGTCGAGGTGCCGGCGTCCCAGACCTGCTGCGGCCAGCCCGCCTTCAACGCCGGCGACCGCGCCACCGCCCGCGATCTCGCCCGCAGCACCATCGCCGCCTTTGAGGGGTTCGATCACGTGGTCGTCCCCTCCGGCTCCTGCGCCGGGCAGATCCGCAAGCATTATCCGGAGCTTCTGGCCGACGATCCGGCCTGGGCGGCGCGCGCCCGCCACCTGTCGGCGCGCACGCACGAGCTGGTGTCCTTCCTGACCGACGTGCTGGGGGTGACGGACACCGGCGCGCGCTACGACGGCACGATCACCTACCACGACAGCTGTTCGGGCCTGCGCGAGCTGGGCGTCAAGGAGCAGCCGCGCCGCCTGCTTGCCAAGGTCGAGGGGCTGACGCTGAACGAGCTTCCGGGGGCGGAGGTCTGCTGCGGCTTCGGCGGCACCTTCTGCGTCAAATACCCGGACATCTCCAACCGCATGGTGGAGGCCAAGACCGCCGACATCGCAGGCACCAAGGCCGACACGCTGCTGGCCGGCGACATGGGATGCCTGCTCAACATGGCGGGCAAGCTGAAGCGCGAGGGTTCCGCCGTCCGCGTGCGCCATGTCGCGGAGGTGCTGGCCGGCGTCACCGACACCCCTCCCATCGGTGAGCCCATAAAAAGTGGGAGGGCATAA
- a CDS encoding LutB/LldF family L-lactate oxidation iron-sulfur protein, with protein MQPTTHAFPENARKALSDERLQKVLAIAPAGFVNRRKQAADRLPEFEDLRDQGRDLKNHVLANLDTYLEAFEAKVTEQGGHVHWCRTDQEARDAILGICRKVGAKTVTKGKSMISEEIGINDYLEANGLTPIETDLGEYIIQLRREPPSHIIAPAFHLSKADVEGTFRQAHTDLPADRVLDEPKVLIAEARQVLRRKFQQADVGITGANIMVAETGSTVIVTNEGNGDLTQILPRVHVVIATIDKVVPTLEDAALVLRLLARSATGQEASAYTTFSTGPRRPGDLDGPEEFHVVLLDNGRSALLGTEFQDVLRCIRCGACMNHCPVYGSVGGHAYGWVYPGPIGSVMQPALLGVKEAGHLPNASTFCGRCEAVCPMRIPLPKMMRHWREKEFEQNLQPAAMRRGLALWGWFARRPALYHAATRMAVRALGMLGRGKGRFASLPLAQGWTRHRDMPAPEGRTFQQMWAQKKAAERKAAEKKGTR; from the coding sequence ATGCAGCCGACCACCCACGCCTTTCCCGAGAACGCCCGCAAGGCGCTGAGCGACGAGCGGCTTCAGAAGGTCCTGGCCATTGCGCCGGCCGGCTTCGTCAACCGCCGCAAACAGGCCGCCGACCGGCTTCCGGAGTTCGAGGATCTCCGCGACCAGGGCCGCGACCTGAAGAACCACGTGCTGGCCAACCTCGACACCTATCTGGAGGCCTTCGAGGCCAAGGTCACCGAGCAGGGCGGCCATGTGCATTGGTGCCGCACCGACCAGGAGGCGCGCGACGCCATCCTGGGCATTTGCCGCAAGGTCGGGGCGAAGACGGTCACCAAGGGCAAGTCGATGATCTCCGAGGAGATCGGGATCAACGACTACTTGGAAGCCAACGGCCTGACCCCCATCGAGACGGATCTCGGCGAATACATCATCCAGCTCCGCCGCGAGCCGCCCAGCCACATCATCGCCCCGGCCTTCCACCTGTCCAAGGCGGACGTGGAGGGCACCTTCCGCCAAGCCCACACCGACCTGCCGGCGGACCGCGTGCTGGACGAGCCCAAGGTGCTGATCGCCGAGGCGCGGCAGGTGCTGCGCCGCAAGTTCCAGCAGGCCGACGTCGGCATCACCGGCGCCAACATCATGGTGGCGGAGACCGGCTCGACCGTCATCGTCACCAACGAGGGCAACGGCGACCTGACCCAGATCCTGCCGCGCGTCCATGTGGTGATCGCCACCATCGACAAGGTGGTGCCGACGCTGGAGGACGCGGCGCTGGTGCTGCGCCTGCTGGCGCGCTCCGCGACGGGCCAGGAGGCGTCGGCCTACACCACCTTCTCCACCGGGCCGCGCCGTCCCGGCGACCTCGACGGGCCGGAGGAGTTCCACGTCGTGCTGCTCGACAACGGGCGGTCGGCGCTGCTCGGCACCGAGTTCCAGGACGTGCTGCGCTGCATCCGCTGCGGCGCCTGCATGAACCACTGCCCGGTCTACGGATCGGTCGGCGGCCACGCCTACGGCTGGGTTTATCCGGGGCCGATCGGGTCGGTGATGCAGCCGGCGCTGCTGGGGGTGAAGGAGGCCGGGCACCTGCCCAATGCCTCGACCTTCTGCGGGCGGTGCGAGGCGGTCTGCCCGATGCGCATCCCACTGCCCAAGATGATGCGCCACTGGCGGGAAAAGGAGTTCGAACAGAATCTCCAACCCGCCGCCATGCGCCGGGGGCTGGCCCTGTGGGGCTGGTTCGCCCGGCGCCCGGCGCTCTATCACGCCGCCACCCGCATGGCGGTGCGGGCGCTAGGGATGCTGGGCCGCGGCAAGGGACGCTTCGCCAGCCTGCCGCTGGCCCAGGGCTGGACCCGGCACCGCGACATGCCGGCGCCGGAGGGCAGGACCTTCCAGCAGATGTGGGCCCAGAAAAAGGCAGCCGAAAGGAAAGCGGCCGAAAAGAAGGGGACGCGCTGA
- a CDS encoding LutC/YkgG family protein — protein sequence MADTGSARAQILGGIRKALNSAEGSEEARQRLATHPRNLIPARAQRPHDEQVELFAAMATEVSATVELLGGMAEVPGAVADYLAGLNLPAEVRVAPDAALDPIPWDQRPTMTVTKGRARDSDGASLTGAFAGVAETGTLMLLSGAERPTTLNFLPDTHIVVLRRGQIVGTMEDAWDRLRAAGGDGGGKGALPRTVNFITGPSRTGDIEMRIELGAHGPRRLHILLVED from the coding sequence ATGGCCGACACCGGCTCCGCCCGCGCCCAGATCCTGGGCGGCATCCGCAAGGCGCTGAATTCCGCCGAGGGGTCCGAGGAGGCACGCCAAAGGCTCGCCACCCACCCGCGCAACCTGATCCCGGCCCGCGCCCAGCGTCCCCATGACGAGCAGGTCGAGCTGTTCGCCGCCATGGCCACCGAGGTTTCGGCGACCGTGGAGTTGCTGGGCGGGATGGCCGAGGTGCCGGGGGCCGTGGCCGACTATCTGGCCGGGCTGAACCTGCCCGCCGAGGTCCGCGTCGCCCCGGACGCCGCCCTGGACCCCATCCCCTGGGACCAGCGCCCGACCATGACCGTGACCAAGGGACGGGCCCGCGACAGCGACGGGGCGTCGCTGACCGGCGCCTTCGCCGGGGTGGCGGAAACCGGCACGCTGATGCTGCTGTCCGGGGCCGAGCGGCCGACCACGCTGAACTTCCTGCCCGACACTCATATCGTCGTGCTGCGGCGCGGCCAGATCGTCGGCACCATGGAGGACGCCTGGGACCGGCTGCGCGCCGCCGGTGGGGATGGTGGCGGAAAGGGCGCCCTGCCCCGCACCGTCAACTTCATCACCGGCCCGTCGCGGACCGGCGACATCGAGATGCGGATCGAGCTGGGCGCCCACGGGCCGCGGCGCCTTCACATTCTGCTGGTGGAGGATTGA